One Pseudomonas fluorescens genomic region harbors:
- a CDS encoding DUF3509 domain-containing protein, with the protein MESISLLLGEALSPYQVTLTPRGSHGECLVTLKNSSGAIVVEREFNQAQLSDKRLLTDVVDGLHRDILIAEGRLEPCVIAALRNAALDKRPAL; encoded by the coding sequence ATGGAAAGTATCAGTCTATTGCTCGGTGAGGCTCTGAGCCCGTATCAGGTAACGTTGACCCCGCGCGGCAGCCATGGCGAATGCCTGGTGACGTTGAAAAACAGCAGCGGCGCGATCGTGGTGGAACGTGAATTCAATCAGGCTCAATTGAGCGACAAACGCTTGCTGACCGATGTGGTCGACGGCTTGCACCGGGATATCCTGATCGCCGAAGGGCGGCTGGAACCCTGCGTCATTGCGGCGTTGCGCAACGCGGCTCTGGATAAACGTCCGGCGTTGTAA
- the recJ gene encoding single-stranded-DNA-specific exonuclease RecJ, whose protein sequence is MRIEPRELPATLPFLGDLPPLLTRLYAARGVQSEAELDKSLARLIPFQQLKGIDAAVDLLVTALEQRQRILIVGDFDADGATASTVGMLGLRLLGAAHVDYLVPNRFEYGYGLTPEIVEVAMTREPHLLVTVDNGISSVEGVAAAKRHGLKVLITDHHLPGDELPQADALVNPNQPGCTFPSKALAGVGVIFYVLMALRARLRSLGWYESKPQPNIGELLDLVALGSVADVVPLDANNRILVHQGLERIRAGRARPGIKAILEVAKRDAARITSTDLGFIVGPRLNAAGRLDDMSLGIECLLTADATKAREMAAQLDGMNQDRKSIEQGMQREALAQLKDLPVESMPFGLCLFDPEWHQGVIGILASRMKERYFRPTIAFADAGDGLLKGSGRSVQGFHIRDALSVVAAQHPNLIAKYGGHAMAAGLTLPQENFAVFAEAFDAEVRRQLREEDLTGRMLSDGTLAVEEFHLELARALRHAGPWGQHFPEPLFHGVFQLVEQRVVGERHLKVVLKSECGSVKLDGIAFGIDRDVWPNPTIQWVELAYKLDVNEFRGNETVQLMIAHIEPR, encoded by the coding sequence ATGCGTATCGAACCTCGCGAACTGCCTGCCACGCTGCCCTTTCTTGGTGATCTACCGCCGCTATTGACCCGCCTTTATGCGGCGCGGGGCGTGCAGTCCGAGGCGGAGCTGGACAAGAGCCTGGCGCGGTTGATTCCGTTCCAGCAACTCAAGGGCATTGACGCCGCAGTGGACTTGCTGGTGACCGCATTGGAGCAGCGCCAGCGGATCCTGATCGTCGGTGACTTCGATGCGGACGGCGCTACGGCCAGCACCGTTGGCATGCTCGGGTTGCGCTTGCTGGGTGCGGCCCATGTCGATTATCTGGTGCCCAACCGCTTTGAATATGGCTATGGGCTGACCCCGGAAATCGTCGAAGTCGCTATGACCCGTGAGCCGCATTTGCTGGTGACCGTGGACAACGGTATCTCCAGCGTCGAAGGCGTGGCCGCTGCCAAACGTCACGGCCTGAAAGTGCTGATCACCGACCACCACTTGCCCGGCGATGAACTGCCGCAGGCCGATGCGCTGGTCAATCCGAACCAGCCGGGCTGTACATTTCCAAGCAAGGCGTTGGCCGGGGTCGGGGTGATTTTCTATGTATTGATGGCACTGCGTGCACGCCTGCGCAGCCTCGGCTGGTACGAGAGCAAGCCGCAGCCGAACATTGGCGAGCTGCTCGATCTGGTGGCGCTGGGCAGCGTGGCGGACGTGGTGCCGCTGGATGCCAACAACCGCATCCTCGTGCATCAGGGCCTTGAACGCATTCGCGCCGGTCGCGCACGGCCAGGGATCAAAGCGATCCTGGAAGTGGCCAAACGTGACGCCGCACGCATCACCTCCACCGATCTGGGCTTTATCGTCGGCCCGCGCCTGAATGCCGCCGGGCGTCTGGACGATATGAGCCTGGGCATCGAATGCCTGCTCACCGCCGACGCCACCAAGGCTCGGGAAATGGCCGCGCAACTGGATGGCATGAACCAGGATCGCAAATCCATCGAGCAAGGCATGCAGCGTGAAGCGCTGGCGCAGCTCAAGGATCTACCGGTGGAGTCGATGCCGTTCGGCCTGTGCTTGTTCGATCCCGAGTGGCACCAGGGCGTGATCGGCATCCTCGCGTCGCGGATGAAAGAGCGTTATTTCCGGCCGACCATTGCCTTTGCCGATGCCGGCGATGGTTTGCTCAAGGGTTCTGGTCGCTCGGTACAGGGCTTCCACATTCGGGACGCCCTGAGCGTGGTGGCAGCGCAGCATCCGAACCTGATCGCCAAGTACGGTGGCCACGCGATGGCGGCTGGTTTGACGCTGCCGCAAGAGAATTTTGCGGTTTTCGCCGAGGCCTTTGACGCCGAAGTGCGCAGGCAGCTTCGCGAAGAAGACCTGACCGGGCGGATGTTGTCGGACGGCACGTTGGCCGTTGAAGAATTCCACCTCGAACTGGCCCGCGCCCTGCGCCATGCCGGCCCTTGGGGTCAGCATTTTCCTGAGCCGTTGTTTCACGGCGTGTTTCAGCTGGTTGAGCAGCGCGTGGTCGGTGAACGGCATCTGAAAGTCGTGCTGAAAAGCGAGTGCGGCTCGGTGAAGCTCGATGGCATCGCGTTTGGTATCGACCGCGATGTCTGGCCAAACCCGACGATTCAATGGGTCGAACTGGCGTACAAGCTCGACGTTAATGAGTTTCGGGGTAATGAGACTGTTCAGTTGATGATTGCTCATATCGAACCACGCTGA
- a CDS encoding YaeQ family protein, translated as MAQPSTTYKFELNLTDLDRSVYESVKQTIARHPSETEERMTVRLLAYALWYNEQLSFGRGLSDVDEPALWEKSLDDRVLHWIEVGQPDADRLTWCSRRTERTSLLAYGSLRVWETKVIPAIKNLKNVNIAAVPQEVLETLAKDMPRVIKWDVMISEGTIFVTDDRGQHEVQLQWLQGERG; from the coding sequence ATGGCCCAGCCGTCCACTACCTACAAGTTTGAACTGAACCTCACCGACCTCGACCGCAGCGTCTACGAGAGCGTCAAGCAGACCATCGCCCGTCATCCTTCGGAAACCGAAGAACGCATGACCGTGCGCCTGCTGGCCTACGCGCTCTGGTACAACGAGCAGCTGTCGTTTGGCCGTGGTCTGTCAGACGTGGACGAACCTGCGCTGTGGGAAAAAAGCCTGGACGACCGGGTTCTCCACTGGATCGAAGTCGGCCAGCCAGACGCCGACCGCCTGACCTGGTGTTCGCGCCGTACCGAGCGCACCAGTCTGTTGGCTTACGGCAGCCTGCGCGTTTGGGAAACCAAAGTGATCCCGGCGATCAAGAACCTGAAGAACGTCAACATCGCTGCGGTTCCGCAGGAAGTGCTGGAGACCCTGGCCAAGGACATGCCCCGCGTTATCAAGTGGGACGTGATGATCAGCGAAGGGACGATCTTCGTCACCGACGACCGCGGTCAGCACGAAGTCCAATTGCAGTGGTTGCAGGGCGAGCGCGGCTGA
- a CDS encoding CaiB/BaiF CoA transferase family protein has translation MPFANKPLSGLKVIELGTLIAGPFASRICGEFGAEVIKIESPDGGDPLRKWRKLYEGTSLWWFVQARNKKSLTLNLKHPEGLAILKQLLGEADILIENFRPGVLEKLGLSWEILHALNPKLVMVRLSGFGQTGPMKDQPGFGAVGESMGGLRYITGFEDRPPVRTGISIGDSIAALWGVIGALMALRHREVNGGLGQVVDVALYEAIFAMMESMVPEFDVFGFIRERSGNIMPGITPSSIHTSADGKHVQIGANGDAIFKRFMQVIGRDDLANDPTLASNDGRDSRRDELYGVIDRWVNSLPLQTVLDLLNQADVPVSRIFSAEDMFNDPQYLAREMFLHAKLPDGKDFKMPGIVPKLSETPGSSEWVGPQLGEHNAQVLHDLGYDETQIARLREDGAI, from the coding sequence ATGCCGTTCGCCAACAAACCGCTCTCGGGTCTGAAAGTCATTGAATTGGGTACGTTGATTGCCGGACCGTTTGCCTCGCGCATTTGCGGCGAGTTCGGCGCCGAAGTGATCAAGATCGAATCGCCGGACGGCGGTGATCCACTGCGCAAGTGGCGCAAATTGTACGAAGGCACATCGCTGTGGTGGTTCGTTCAAGCGCGCAACAAAAAGTCACTGACGCTCAACCTCAAACATCCCGAGGGTTTGGCGATCCTGAAACAACTGCTCGGTGAAGCCGACATTCTCATCGAGAACTTCCGCCCCGGCGTCCTCGAAAAGCTCGGCTTGAGCTGGGAAATCCTGCACGCCTTGAACCCGAAACTGGTGATGGTGCGGCTGTCGGGGTTTGGCCAGACCGGGCCGATGAAAGATCAGCCTGGCTTCGGCGCCGTCGGCGAATCCATGGGCGGCCTGCGTTACATCACCGGTTTCGAAGATCGGCCGCCGGTGCGCACCGGGATTTCCATCGGCGATTCGATTGCCGCGCTGTGGGGCGTGATTGGCGCGCTGATGGCACTGCGTCATCGCGAGGTCAATGGCGGACTCGGGCAAGTGGTCGACGTGGCGTTGTACGAAGCGATCTTTGCGATGATGGAAAGCATGGTGCCGGAATTCGATGTGTTCGGTTTCATCCGCGAGCGCTCCGGCAACATCATGCCCGGCATCACGCCCTCCTCCATTCACACCAGCGCCGACGGCAAGCACGTACAGATCGGCGCGAATGGCGATGCGATCTTCAAGCGCTTCATGCAGGTCATCGGTCGCGACGATCTGGCCAACGATCCGACGCTGGCCAGCAATGACGGGCGCGACAGCCGCCGTGACGAGCTGTACGGGGTGATTGATCGCTGGGTCAATTCCTTGCCGTTGCAAACTGTGCTCGATCTGCTCAATCAGGCCGATGTGCCGGTGAGCCGGATCTTCAGCGCCGAAGACATGTTCAACGATCCGCAATACCTCGCCCGGGAAATGTTCCTGCATGCCAAGCTGCCCGACGGCAAGGATTTCAAGATGCCGGGCATTGTCCCGAAACTCTCTGAGACGCCGGGATCCTCCGAATGGGTCGGCCCGCAACTCGGTGAACACAACGCGCAGGTACTTCATGATCTGGGTTATGACGAAACACAGATCGCCCGACTGCGCGAAGACGGAGCCATCTAA
- a CDS encoding TIGR02285 family protein encodes MTKHRSPDCAKTEPSKLNRRPALPAYRASHEWARRLFGLLILLAVSSAAQAKPTLIWLLRDLPPMTIFEGPRKGQGVIDQLLPLLIAGMPQYEHTLMRVNRARGLQMLQENPFACDPALLWSKQRAQSVTYSIPALRAVSNGLVVRQQDRSVLLPYLVNGEVDLAALLAGTERKVGIVAERSYGEVIDALLHHAPGESLTAHYGNDALANLLSMQRLGRLQVVLGYWPEIRYQAKQAQIDEDELEFYPIQGTGKYISSHVACSDTTQGRQAIGEINQLLRTLPHEPLSQRYAAWLDNDRREDYMQQSRLFFEHQPAQ; translated from the coding sequence ATGACGAAACACAGATCGCCCGACTGCGCGAAGACGGAGCCATCTAAGCTGAACCGCCGACCAGCATTGCCCGCCTACCGCGCCTCCCATGAGTGGGCGCGGCGGCTGTTCGGCTTGCTGATTCTGCTCGCGGTATCGAGCGCAGCGCAGGCGAAACCAACGTTGATCTGGCTGCTGCGCGACTTGCCACCCATGACGATTTTCGAAGGGCCGAGAAAGGGTCAGGGCGTGATCGACCAGTTGTTGCCATTGCTGATCGCAGGCATGCCGCAGTACGAACACACGCTGATGCGGGTCAACCGCGCTCGCGGCTTGCAAATGCTTCAGGAAAATCCCTTTGCCTGCGATCCCGCCTTGCTATGGAGCAAGCAACGCGCGCAATCGGTTACGTATTCGATACCGGCGCTTCGCGCAGTGAGCAATGGCCTGGTGGTGCGCCAGCAAGATCGCTCGGTGCTCCTCCCGTATCTGGTGAATGGCGAAGTCGATTTGGCCGCGCTGCTCGCTGGCACTGAGCGCAAAGTCGGCATCGTGGCAGAACGCAGCTATGGAGAAGTCATCGATGCACTTTTGCACCACGCGCCGGGCGAGTCCCTGACCGCCCATTACGGCAATGATGCGCTGGCCAATCTGCTGTCGATGCAACGCCTCGGACGCTTGCAAGTGGTGTTGGGCTATTGGCCGGAAATCCGCTATCAGGCGAAGCAGGCGCAAATCGACGAGGATGAACTGGAGTTCTATCCGATTCAGGGCACCGGAAAATATATCTCGAGTCATGTCGCCTGTTCCGACACGACTCAGGGACGCCAAGCCATCGGCGAGATCAACCAATTGCTGCGCACCCTGCCCCATGAACCGCTGAGTCAGCGTTACGCCGCGTGGCTGGATAACGACCGCCGCGAAGATTATATGCAGCAGAGTCGCCTGTTTTTCGAACATCAGCCGGCGCAATAG
- a CDS encoding NADH:flavin oxidoreductase/NADH oxidase, with protein MSLLLEPFTLRQLTLPNRIAVSPMCQYSSVDGLANDWHLVHLGSRAVGGAGLIFTEATAVTADGRITAEDLGLWNDEQIEPLQRITRFITAQGALAGIQLAHAGRKASTHRPWIGQHGSVKPEDGGWTPVGPSPIAFDPQHTQPKMLDETQIAEVIQAFVDAAQRALKAGFSVVEVHAAHGYLLHQFLSPLSNQRRDQYGGSFENRIRLVLQVTEAVRAVWPEELPVFVRVSATDWVEDGWNPDETVELARRLHTLGADLIDVSSGGTAANAEIPVGPGYQTRFAERVRKESGIATGTVGMITEPAQAEHILRTCQADIIFLARELLRDPYWPLHADDDLGGRKAVWPAQYQRATHRDQPIHESDLRD; from the coding sequence ATGAGTCTGCTGCTTGAACCCTTCACCCTGCGCCAACTGACCCTGCCCAACCGCATCGCGGTCTCACCGATGTGCCAATACTCCAGCGTCGACGGCCTGGCCAACGATTGGCACCTTGTCCATCTCGGCAGCCGCGCTGTGGGCGGCGCCGGCCTGATCTTCACGGAAGCCACGGCGGTCACGGCGGACGGGCGGATCACCGCTGAAGACCTTGGCCTGTGGAACGACGAACAGATCGAACCGCTGCAACGGATTACCCGCTTCATCACCGCTCAAGGTGCCCTGGCCGGTATTCAACTGGCCCACGCCGGACGCAAGGCCAGCACCCATCGGCCGTGGATCGGCCAGCACGGCAGCGTCAAACCGGAGGACGGCGGCTGGACCCCGGTCGGACCGTCACCGATTGCGTTCGACCCGCAACACACTCAACCGAAAATGCTCGATGAAACGCAGATCGCCGAAGTCATCCAGGCGTTTGTCGACGCGGCCCAACGGGCGCTGAAAGCCGGGTTCAGTGTGGTCGAGGTGCATGCCGCTCATGGTTATCTGCTGCATCAGTTTCTCTCGCCGCTGAGCAATCAGCGCCGGGATCAATACGGCGGCTCGTTCGAAAACCGCATCCGTCTGGTGCTGCAAGTGACTGAAGCGGTGAGGGCGGTGTGGCCGGAGGAATTACCGGTGTTCGTTCGGGTGTCGGCCACCGACTGGGTAGAGGACGGCTGGAATCCCGATGAAACCGTCGAACTGGCGCGGCGCCTGCACACGCTCGGCGCGGATCTCATCGATGTGTCTTCGGGCGGCACGGCGGCCAACGCGGAAATTCCGGTGGGGCCGGGTTATCAGACGCGCTTCGCCGAACGCGTGCGCAAAGAGTCAGGCATCGCCACCGGCACGGTCGGCATGATCACCGAGCCGGCGCAGGCTGAGCATATTTTGCGCACCTGCCAGGCCGACATCATTTTCCTCGCGCGCGAACTGCTGCGTGATCCGTATTGGCCATTGCACGCCGATGATGACCTTGGCGGACGCAAAGCGGTGTGGCCGGCGCAGTATCAACGCGCGACCCATCGGGATCAGCCAATTCATGAATCTGATTTGCGCGATTGA
- a CDS encoding response regulator, whose translation MRSLKVLILEHNPFQLMALHQMLNAIGIYDVLTAPTLASARRSLQRRGAVDIAICDPQLKRGEGVALIRHLAQRQQAHALILLGCTAPSLLKGLDCMVLEHEIKLLGRLHSPVSAVLMRGLVDEYLLSGRRVASL comes from the coding sequence ATGCGTTCGCTAAAAGTCCTGATCCTTGAACATAACCCGTTTCAGTTGATGGCTTTGCATCAGATGCTCAATGCCATCGGCATCTACGATGTATTGACGGCACCCACGCTCGCTTCGGCGCGACGTTCCCTGCAACGTCGCGGCGCCGTCGACATTGCGATCTGCGATCCGCAATTGAAACGAGGTGAAGGTGTGGCGCTGATCCGGCATCTGGCCCAGCGCCAACAGGCGCATGCCCTGATTCTGCTGGGGTGCACCGCGCCGAGCTTGCTCAAGGGGCTCGATTGCATGGTGCTCGAACACGAAATCAAACTGTTGGGGCGCTTGCATTCGCCGGTGTCTGCCGTGCTGATGCGGGGTCTGGTGGACGAGTATTTGCTGTCCGGTCGACGGGTGGCCAGTCTCTGA